From Roseisolibacter agri, a single genomic window includes:
- the paaC gene encoding 1,2-phenylacetyl-CoA epoxidase subunit PaaC has protein sequence MSETEPTTPVGTNGVGTAPVAAAPAQATAGIVSDPLVEYLIRHGDDRLVLGHRLSEWCGHAPILEEDIALGNIALDLLGQATSLLGLAAEQEGKGRDADALAFFREAVEFRNVQLVELPRGDFAVTLVRQFLFDAYDVLVTEALSRSAHAPLAGVMAKAHKEARYHVRHSGEWVVRLGDGTDESHRRAQRALDDLWRFTSEPFLMDDVDRAMLAAGIGADLDALRPRWEASVREVMTEAGLQIPGGAFVARGGRTGRHTEHLGHMLAEMQIVARSHPGATW, from the coding sequence GTGAGCGAGACCGAGCCCACCACGCCGGTCGGCACGAACGGCGTCGGCACGGCGCCCGTCGCCGCCGCGCCCGCGCAGGCCACCGCCGGCATCGTCAGCGATCCGCTGGTCGAGTACCTGATCCGCCACGGCGACGACCGACTCGTCCTCGGCCACCGGCTCTCCGAGTGGTGCGGCCACGCGCCGATCCTCGAGGAGGACATCGCGCTCGGCAACATCGCGCTCGACCTGCTGGGGCAGGCGACGTCGCTGCTCGGCCTCGCGGCGGAGCAGGAAGGGAAGGGGCGCGACGCGGACGCGCTGGCGTTCTTCCGCGAGGCCGTCGAGTTCCGCAACGTGCAGCTGGTCGAGCTGCCGCGCGGCGACTTCGCGGTGACGCTCGTGCGCCAGTTCCTGTTCGACGCCTACGACGTGCTGGTGACCGAGGCGCTGTCGCGCAGCGCGCACGCGCCGCTCGCGGGCGTGATGGCGAAGGCGCACAAGGAGGCGCGCTACCACGTGCGGCACAGCGGCGAGTGGGTCGTGCGCCTGGGCGACGGCACCGACGAGAGCCACCGCCGCGCGCAGCGCGCGCTCGACGACCTGTGGCGCTTCACGTCCGAGCCGTTCCTGATGGACGACGTGGATCGCGCGATGCTCGCCGCCGGCATCGGCGCGGACCTCGACGCGCTGCGGCCGCGCTGGGAGGCGAGCGTGCGCGAGGTGATGACGGAAGCCGGGCTGCAGATCCCGGGCGGCGCCTTCGTGGCGCGCGGCGGACGCACCGGGCGGCATACCGAGCACCTCGGGCACATGCTGGCCGAGATGCAGATCGTGGCCCGGTCGCACCCGGGCGCGACGTGGTAG
- a CDS encoding acetoacetate--CoA ligase has translation MEPHSPHAAVELDDARPIWTPSAEDVARANLTAFAAAARRATGAPLPDYAALWRWSVDRPTEFWPLVWRFCDVRAERADGGDGEPWDAVLIGGDRMAPPDPQRGPRWFTGARLNFAEHLLRHAGARDAIVAWTERGPSRRLSFDALRAEVARVADGLRGAGVGVGDRVGGFLPNGPEAVIAMLATASLGAVWSSCSPDFGVQGVLDRFGQIEPVVLVCADGYEYAGKPIDTLPRVREIVAAIPSIRRTVVVAQLRDAHALAPELDTMRGAVAWEAFGNAAAPLAFTRLPFDHPLYVMYSSGTTGLPKCMVHGAGGTLLQHLKELALHTDLGPDDRIFYFTTCGWMMWNWLVSSLAVGATIVLYDGAALAPRAEILWDMAAAERVTVFGTSAKYLALVEKAGVRPAATHDLSALRAVLSTGSPLAAHSYDFVARDVKPGVRLSSISGGTDIISCFALGNPTAPVWRGELQARGLGMAVDVFDADGHPLRGAAGELVCTRPFPSMPVGFWNDPDGAKYRAAYFDVFPNVWRHGDWAELTAHDGLVIHGRSDATLNPGGVRIGTAELYRQVEQLPEIVESVAIEQTTGSGVDATSRIVLFVRLREGATLDDALAERLRRRIREHCSPHHVPRVIAAVPDIPRTISGKITELAVREVVHGRPVNNVDALANPEALAHFRAHPALQG, from the coding sequence ATGGAGCCGCACTCGCCGCACGCCGCCGTGGAGCTGGACGACGCGCGCCCGATCTGGACGCCGTCCGCGGAGGACGTCGCGCGCGCGAACCTGACCGCGTTCGCGGCGGCGGCGCGTCGGGCCACCGGCGCGCCGCTGCCCGACTACGCGGCGCTCTGGCGCTGGAGCGTGGACCGGCCGACGGAGTTCTGGCCGCTGGTGTGGCGGTTCTGCGACGTGCGCGCCGAGCGCGCGGACGGTGGCGACGGCGAGCCGTGGGACGCGGTGCTGATCGGCGGCGACCGCATGGCGCCGCCGGATCCGCAGCGCGGGCCGCGCTGGTTCACCGGGGCGCGGCTGAACTTCGCCGAGCATCTGCTGCGGCACGCGGGCGCGCGCGACGCGATCGTCGCGTGGACCGAGCGCGGTCCCTCGCGCCGGCTCTCGTTCGACGCGCTGCGCGCCGAGGTGGCGCGCGTGGCCGACGGGCTGCGCGGCGCGGGCGTCGGCGTCGGCGACCGCGTCGGCGGCTTCCTCCCGAACGGGCCCGAGGCGGTGATCGCGATGCTCGCCACGGCGAGCCTCGGCGCGGTGTGGTCGTCGTGCTCGCCGGACTTCGGCGTGCAGGGCGTGCTCGATCGCTTCGGGCAGATCGAGCCCGTGGTGCTCGTGTGCGCGGACGGCTACGAGTACGCGGGCAAGCCGATCGACACGCTCCCGCGGGTGCGCGAGATCGTGGCGGCCATCCCGTCGATCCGCCGCACGGTGGTCGTCGCGCAGCTGCGCGACGCGCATGCGCTCGCGCCCGAGCTGGACACGATGCGCGGTGCGGTCGCGTGGGAGGCGTTCGGGAACGCGGCCGCGCCGCTCGCCTTCACGCGGCTGCCGTTCGACCATCCGCTGTACGTGATGTACTCGTCGGGGACGACGGGGCTGCCGAAGTGCATGGTGCACGGCGCGGGCGGGACGCTGCTGCAGCACCTGAAGGAGCTGGCGCTCCACACCGACCTCGGGCCGGACGACCGCATCTTCTACTTCACCACCTGCGGGTGGATGATGTGGAACTGGCTGGTGTCGTCACTCGCGGTGGGCGCGACGATCGTGCTCTACGACGGCGCGGCGCTCGCGCCGCGCGCCGAGATCCTCTGGGACATGGCGGCGGCCGAACGCGTGACCGTGTTCGGGACGAGCGCGAAGTACCTCGCGCTGGTGGAGAAGGCCGGCGTGCGACCGGCCGCGACGCACGACCTGTCGGCGCTGCGCGCGGTGCTCTCGACGGGCAGCCCGCTCGCGGCGCACTCGTACGACTTCGTCGCGCGCGACGTGAAGCCGGGCGTGCGCCTGAGCAGCATCAGCGGCGGCACCGACATCATCTCGTGCTTCGCGCTCGGCAACCCGACGGCGCCCGTGTGGCGCGGCGAGCTGCAGGCGCGCGGGCTGGGGATGGCGGTGGACGTGTTCGACGCGGACGGCCATCCGCTGCGCGGCGCGGCGGGTGAGCTGGTGTGCACGCGGCCGTTTCCCAGCATGCCGGTCGGGTTCTGGAACGATCCGGACGGCGCGAAGTACCGCGCGGCGTACTTCGACGTCTTCCCGAACGTCTGGCGCCACGGCGACTGGGCGGAGCTGACGGCGCACGACGGGCTCGTGATCCACGGGCGCAGCGACGCGACGCTGAACCCGGGCGGGGTGCGCATCGGGACCGCGGAGCTGTATCGCCAGGTGGAGCAGCTCCCGGAGATCGTGGAGAGCGTGGCGATCGAGCAGACGACCGGCAGCGGCGTCGACGCGACGTCGCGCATCGTGCTGTTCGTGCGGCTGCGCGAGGGCGCGACGCTGGACGACGCGCTGGCCGAGCGGCTGCGCCGCCGCATCCGCGAGCACTGCAGCCCGCACCACGTGCCGCGCGTGATCGCCGCGGTGCCCGACATCCCGCGAACGATCAGCGGCAAGATCACGGAGCTCGCCGTGCGCGAGGTGGTTCACGGCCGCCCCGTGAACAACGTGGACGCGCTGGCCAATCCCGAGGCGCTCGCGCACTTCCGCGCGCACCCGGCGCTCCAGGGCTGA
- a CDS encoding enoyl-CoA hydratase/isomerase family protein: MSPDNRTPAAPASSEPPLPPEGAVDVQIADGIATVRFGHPKSNSLPGSLLRALAARIREVGQDPATRVIVLRSAGQGPFCAGASFDELVAIDGPERGREFFSGFAGVILAMIRAPQFVVTRVHGKTTGGGVGLVAASDYALATAGAACKLSELAVGIGPFVVGPVIEKRIGNAAFGAMSVDADWRDAAWAERHGLYARVVEDVPALDAAVDAAARRLASFNPEAMAEIKRVVWAGTEHWDELLAERAQISGRLVLSDFTRAAIAKFKA, from the coding sequence ATGTCGCCCGACAACCGCACGCCCGCCGCACCCGCCAGCTCCGAGCCGCCGCTGCCGCCCGAGGGCGCGGTCGATGTCCAGATCGCCGACGGCATCGCGACCGTCCGCTTCGGCCACCCCAAGAGCAACTCGCTCCCCGGCTCCCTGCTCCGCGCGCTGGCCGCCCGCATCCGCGAGGTCGGGCAGGATCCGGCGACGCGCGTCATCGTCCTGCGCAGCGCGGGACAGGGCCCGTTCTGCGCGGGCGCGTCGTTCGACGAGCTGGTGGCGATCGACGGGCCGGAGCGCGGCCGCGAGTTCTTCAGCGGCTTCGCGGGCGTCATCCTGGCGATGATCCGCGCGCCGCAGTTCGTGGTCACCCGCGTGCACGGCAAGACGACGGGCGGCGGCGTGGGCCTGGTCGCGGCGTCGGACTACGCGCTCGCCACCGCGGGCGCCGCCTGCAAGCTGAGCGAGCTCGCCGTCGGGATCGGCCCGTTCGTCGTCGGCCCTGTGATCGAGAAGCGCATCGGCAACGCGGCGTTCGGCGCGATGTCGGTGGACGCCGACTGGCGCGACGCCGCGTGGGCCGAGCGTCACGGGCTCTATGCGCGCGTCGTCGAGGACGTGCCCGCGCTCGACGCCGCGGTGGACGCCGCCGCGCGCCGCCTCGCGTCGTTCAATCCCGAGGCGATGGCCGAGATCAAGCGCGTCGTCTGGGCCGGCACGGAGCACTGGGACGAGCTGCTCGCGGAGCGCGCGCAGATCAGCGGCCGCCTCGTGCTGTCGGACTTCACGCGGGCGGCGATCGCGAAGTTCAAGGCCTGA
- the paaB gene encoding 1,2-phenylacetyl-CoA epoxidase subunit PaaB, whose amino-acid sequence MYGTVLPVGEGAGQEQDPTAKAPAAGAPTDGAIADGQWQLWEVFTQETQGAPHEHAGSVRATDAGHALQNARDVYGRRGKVISMWVVPTGAIAASSPSDAGPFFDPMNERPYVHPHFYKAPRGVRGV is encoded by the coding sequence GTGTACGGAACCGTGTTGCCGGTCGGCGAGGGCGCCGGCCAGGAGCAGGACCCCACCGCCAAGGCCCCGGCGGCCGGCGCGCCCACCGACGGCGCCATCGCCGACGGCCAGTGGCAGCTGTGGGAGGTCTTCACGCAGGAGACGCAGGGCGCGCCGCACGAGCACGCGGGCTCGGTGCGCGCCACGGACGCGGGGCACGCGCTGCAGAACGCGCGCGACGTGTATGGGCGTCGCGGGAAGGTGATCAGCATGTGGGTCGTGCCCACGGGCGCGATCGCCGCCAGCTCGCCGAGCGACGCGGGCCCCTTCTTCGACCCGATGAACGAGCGGCCCTACGTGCATCCGCACTTCTACAAGGCGCCGCGCGGCGTCCGGGGCGTGTGA
- the paaD gene encoding 1,2-phenylacetyl-CoA epoxidase subunit PaaD produces MPPQPLTADAVWAALHEVPDPEVPVVSVVELGIVRDVRIDGDALTVVITPTYSGCPAMREIERDVLAALRACGWASARVVTTYSPAWTTDWMSDATREKLRAYGIAPPGAGRAAAGETLVTLRRRGTAPERVPCPFCGSHDTALRSAFGSTACKALHFCNACRQPFEEFKPI; encoded by the coding sequence ATCCCGCCGCAGCCGCTCACGGCCGATGCCGTGTGGGCCGCGCTGCACGAGGTGCCCGATCCCGAGGTGCCGGTCGTCAGCGTGGTGGAGCTGGGCATCGTGCGCGACGTGCGCATCGACGGCGACGCGCTCACCGTCGTCATCACGCCCACCTACTCGGGCTGCCCGGCGATGCGCGAGATCGAGCGCGACGTGCTGGCCGCGCTGCGCGCGTGCGGCTGGGCGAGCGCGCGCGTCGTCACGACGTACTCGCCCGCGTGGACCACCGACTGGATGAGCGACGCGACGCGCGAGAAGCTGCGCGCCTACGGCATCGCCCCGCCGGGCGCGGGGCGCGCGGCCGCGGGCGAGACGCTCGTCACGCTGCGACGGCGTGGCACCGCGCCCGAGAGGGTGCCATGCCCCTTCTGCGGCTCGCACGACACCGCGCTGCGCAGCGCATTCGGCTCGACGGCGTGCAAGGCGCTGCACTTCTGCAACGCGTGCCGGCAGCCGTTCGAGGAGTTCAAGCCGATCTGA
- the paaA gene encoding 1,2-phenylacetyl-CoA epoxidase subunit PaaA has product MPGRRPSHPRSTAVTQQATPTEDPALLAEFEARIARGESIEPKDWMPERYRRQLVRMMSQHAHSEVVGMLPEGNWITRAPSLRRKLSLLAKVQDEAGHGLYIYCGTETLGVDRQQLLEELITGKAKYSSIFNYPTLTWADMGVIGWFVDGAAIVNQTALAKHCSYGPYKRAMVRVCKEENFHKKQGFESVAALAQGTPAQHAMVQDAVDRWWWPTLMMFGPPDSDSPNSAELLRWGVKKYTNDELRQRFVNLTIPQAQAVGLTLPDPSLRFDEATGNWVFGEIDWNEFWQVVKGDGPCNRERVAARRAAHEDGEWVRAAATAHAEKKAARGATRAA; this is encoded by the coding sequence ATGCCCGGCCGCCGCCCGAGCCACCCGAGGAGCACCGCCGTGACCCAGCAGGCCACCCCGACCGAGGATCCCGCCCTCCTCGCCGAGTTCGAGGCGCGCATCGCGCGCGGCGAGTCGATCGAGCCGAAGGACTGGATGCCCGAGCGCTACCGCCGGCAGCTCGTGCGCATGATGTCGCAGCACGCGCACTCCGAGGTCGTCGGCATGCTGCCCGAGGGCAACTGGATCACGCGCGCGCCCAGCCTGCGCCGCAAGCTCTCGCTGCTCGCCAAGGTGCAGGACGAGGCCGGCCACGGGCTCTACATCTACTGCGGCACCGAGACGCTCGGCGTCGACCGGCAGCAGCTGCTCGAGGAGCTGATCACCGGCAAGGCGAAGTACTCGAGCATCTTCAACTACCCGACGCTGACGTGGGCCGACATGGGCGTCATCGGCTGGTTCGTGGACGGCGCCGCGATCGTCAACCAGACCGCGCTCGCCAAGCACTGCTCGTACGGGCCGTACAAGCGCGCGATGGTCCGCGTCTGCAAGGAAGAGAACTTCCACAAGAAGCAGGGCTTCGAGAGCGTCGCCGCGCTCGCGCAGGGCACGCCCGCGCAGCACGCGATGGTGCAGGACGCGGTGGACCGCTGGTGGTGGCCGACGCTGATGATGTTCGGGCCGCCGGACAGCGACTCGCCGAACAGCGCGGAGCTGCTGCGCTGGGGCGTGAAGAAGTACACGAACGACGAGCTGCGGCAGCGCTTCGTGAACCTCACGATCCCGCAGGCGCAGGCCGTGGGCCTGACGCTCCCCGATCCGTCGCTGCGCTTCGACGAGGCGACGGGCAACTGGGTGTTCGGCGAGATCGACTGGAACGAGTTCTGGCAGGTGGTGAAGGGCGACGGCCCGTGCAACCGCGAGCGCGTGGCGGCCCGCCGCGCGGCGCACGAGGACGGCGAGTGGGTGCGCGCGGCCGCGACCGCGCACGCCGAGAAGAAGGCGGCCCGCGGCGCGACGCGCGCGGCCTGA